The proteins below come from a single Necator americanus strain Aroian chromosome V, whole genome shotgun sequence genomic window:
- a CDS encoding hypothetical protein (NECATOR_CHRV.G20690.T2) produces the protein MAICTYSARTLASEAAIEDLMMQSKKIKYDVIRLTETRRRHPLNAVYETGEELCVPTPALTIFVAYAPTSSYDEEEVEAFYMDLEKFYRKDHAFYKVIIGDFNARVGPRKTPEELHIGTHGLQWNDQGERLSEFIMTTKTIHGNSQFQKPSSLRWTWEPPGGGYRNEIDHIIVNKRPSPPLRRIFLHKESREGRQVQREKSQDYHQLGSLRYASRLLGRFRNGQQKRIEEYDQLVEHLHDCAKKAESFKTTKRRLSLETLELIRHCGAARATGNQELTSELARLCREAIKEDLKERRAEVLAEAAEAGKSIRYALETCQKQKQPLHREGGWRKSPTTSTLISSTAMSTYLLTI, from the exons atggcgatctgtacttatagcgcacgtacgcttgcatcggaagcggccatcgaagatctgatgatgcaatccaagaagatcaagtacgacgtcatcagactgaccgagacgagacgacgtcaccctctcaacgccgtatatgaaactggagaagaact ATGTGTTCCAACAccggctttgactatcttcgtcgcttacgctccaacatcaagttacgatgaagaagaagtcgaagctttctatatggacctggagaagttctaccgaaaagatcatgccttctacaaagtcataattggcgatttcaacgccagagttggcccaagaaaaacgccggaggaacttcacatcgggacccacggcctacaatggaatgaccagggagagaggctctccgagttcatcatgacgactaagaccatccatgggaactcgcaattccagaagccctcctctctacgctggacgtgggagccacccggtggagggtaccgtaatgaaatagaccacatcatcgtcaataaaag accatcgcctcctctgaggagaattttccttcacaaggagagcagagaaggccgccaagttcagagagagaaatctcaggactaccatcaactgggatctcttcgctacgctagccggcttttgggaagattccgcaatggacaacaaaaaagaatagaggAATATGACcagcttgttgaacaccttcacgactgcgcgaagaaggctgagagttttaaaaccaccaagagacgcctgtctcttgaaactcttgagctgatacgccattgtggagcagcacgagccacagggaaccaagaactcacgtccgaactcgcaaggctttgcagagaggcgataaaggaagaccttaaagagagaagagcagaagtgctggccgaagctgcagaggcggggaaaagcatccgctatgccctcGAGACTTgccaaaaacagaaacagccattgcatcgagaagggggatggagaaagtcacctacgacttctactctgatctcttcgacagccatgtccacttacctcctcaccatctga
- a CDS encoding hypothetical protein (NECATOR_CHRV.G20690.T1), with product MAICTYSARTLASEAAIEDLMMQSKKIKYDVIRLTETRRRHPLNAVYETGEELFLGTCDSKGVGGVGVLVKTRTAKNIDSFEQLTTRIGRLRM from the coding sequence atggcgatctgtacttatagcgcacgtacgcttgcatcggaagcggccatcgaagatctgatgatgcaatccaagaagatcaagtacgacgtcatcagactgaccgagacgagacgacgtcaccctctcaacgccgtatatgaaactggagaagaactgttcttaggaacatgcgacagtaaaGGGGTTGGTGGAGTCGGCGTCCTCGTCAAAACAAGAACGGCaaaaaacatcgactctttcgaacaacttacgacccgaatcggacgtctgcggatgtgA
- a CDS encoding hypothetical protein (NECATOR_CHRV.G20691.T2): protein MSDVSNSISAWETLPEEEPPLCIAARRPVSPPRHYEAVNRCGVVDELDESCKALGLQCKTGRDKNDNLRPFAYLPVMYAVRGSKFNPEIRDLHDACSMFFNGYLASLSDFKDKHECEKTIGKMSSSMVRATVRRDASNLLEAKKCQREEMFKAQRRTWYSVDNKGAEGVLNEIDWRVEYPSNFCADLPRTTAGIYKCGYVDIPTFARRPLVCTYGNPPNVPVRNRTDICNPAAYFDTVQGQCRCKNPKLDGKVRDPQKYADYPWGTVCFECITVKESRSIVFILDGSGTVRPEGWKEQKLFMLKVVDHLKNVRVGIVVVLDESEIALGMSDYETVRDKFREYVFTSDYPYSWTSIGYALYLARTMLEKEKTMHKTIIIFNDGDFDKCWGMKCIFTGKILIKINYPQKKEAELPRAWRRLTSVELPQPSLVAGVRVLVYRFASMGAQVDIPRGRGPYCYRIHGQIYHRIGCLHPNAGEGREYGQLHILDTEMAAQQRPGIAQNSSRDADLMRFLSEFLEDLITGLL from the exons atgtcggatgtgtcgaactccatttcagcttgggagaccctgccagaggaagaacctccgctgtgcatcgcagctcgacgcccagtgtcacctccacgccactatgaggcggtaaaccgttgtggag TTGTAGATGAATTGGACGAAAGTTGCAAAGCACTAGGGTTGCAATGTAAGACAGGAAGAGACAAAAATGACAACTTACGACCATTCGCATACTTGCCTGTCATGTACGCGGTCAGAGGATCGAAATTTAATCCAGAGATTCGTGACCTCCATGACGCGTGCAGT ATGTTTTTCAATGGATATCTTGCTTCTCTCAGCGACTTCAAAGACAAACATGAGTGCGAAAAAACAATTGGCAAG ATGAGTTCCTCGATGGTCCGTGCCACAGTAAGACGTGATGCCTCTAACCTtttggaagcaaaaaaatgtcAACGAGAGGAAATGTTTAAAGCGCAGAGAAGAACATGGTACTCTGTAGACAACAAAGGAGCTGAAGGT GTGCTCAATGAAATAGACTGGAGGGTCGAATATCCTAGTAACTTTTGCGCCGATCTTCCTCGCACGACTGCTGGAATATACAAATGTGGTTACGTTGATATTCCAACTTTTGCACGTCGACCGCTAGTTTGCACCTACG GAAATCCTCCAAACGTACCAGTTCGCAACCGAACTGACATTTGTAATCCAGCGGCTTACTTTGACACCGTGCAGGGCCAATGTAGATGTAAGAATCCAAAACTGGATGGTAAAGTAAGAGATCCCCAAAAGTACGCCGACTATCCGTGG GGGACTGTGTGCTTTGAATGTATAACTGTGAAAGAGTCCAGGTCTATTGTTTTCATACTGGATGGAAGCGGAACTGTCAGACCCGAAGGATGGAAAGAG CAGAAACTATTTATGCTGAAAGTTGTTGACCACCTCAAAAACGTTAGGGTTGGGATTGTTGTGGTACTTGACGAGTCTGAAATTGCACTTGGAATGAGCGATTACGAGACAGTTCGCGATAAGTTTCG GGAATATGTCTTCACTTCAGATTACCCATATTCATGGACTTCGATAGGTTACGCATTATACCTTGCAAGAACGATGTTAGAG AAGGAGAAAACAATGCATAAAACAATTATTATCTTCAATGACGGAGACTTTGATAAATGTTGGGGCATGAAATGTATTTTCACGGGTAAAATCTTGATTAAAATCAACTACCCGCAAAAAAAGGAGGCAGAGCTG CCGAGGGCTTGGAGGCGACTGACGAGCGTTGAATTACCACAACCGAGTCTCGTCGCAGGAGTGCGGGTGTTGGTCTACCGATTTGCTTCAATGGGTGCACAAGTGGATATCCCGAGAGGACGAGGGCCGTATTGTTATCGTATCCATGGCCAAATTTATCATCGAATTGGATGTTTACATCCTAACGCAGGAGAAGGACGAGAGTATGGGCAACTTCATATTCTTGACACCGAAATGGCAGCTCAGCAGCGCCCTGGAATCGCTCAAAATTCGAGCCGTGATGCAGACCTCATGAGATTTCTGAGCGAGTTTCTGGAAGACCTCATTACTGGTCTTCTATAA
- a CDS encoding hypothetical protein (NECATOR_CHRV.G20691.T1): protein MPRSDRNAIHTVLCHPPLLNWKECNKTGFSSLTKILFMLSLSASIVDGIDSFVGLCVYPFHFGIGKLKGTVCEVSYQIETADDVAAFDMCENNSPFPVQDAKPGFPTLCTYEKLYYCNEDEISIGKSCFSVRGGSSVFSKSGCGKRYKLHVIEDRTELKWIVALLYHKSRDFLWIGNAGPACNFLNPVTLPPENGQGIISRELKPCDTPIKIVMSYGAMRFIRRGTAVYGSKDDLHPYVCSRPAEIFEEVVDELDESCKALGLQCKTGRDKNDNLRPFAYLPVMYAVRGSKFNPEIRDLHDACSMFFNGYLASLSDFKDKHECEKTIGKMSSSMVRATVRRDASNLLEAKKCQREEMFKAQRRTWYSVDNKGAEGVLNEIDWRVEYPSNFCADLPRTTAGIYKCGYVDIPTFARRPLVCTYGNPPNVPVRNRTDICNPAAYFDTVQGQCRCKNPKLDGKVRDPQKYADYPWGTVCFECITVKESRSIVFILDGSGTVRPEGWKEQKLFMLKVVDHLKNVRVGIVVVLDESEIALGMSDYETVRDKFREYVFTSDYPYSWTSIGYALYLARTMLEKEKTMHKTIIIFNDGDFDKCWGMKCIFTGKILIKINYPQKKEAELPRAWRRLTSVELPQPSLVAGVRVLVYRFASMGAQVDIPRGRGPYCYRIHGQIYHRIGCLHPNAGEGREYGQLHILDTEMAAQQRPGIAQNSSRDADLMRFLSEFLEDLITGLL, encoded by the exons TAGATTCGTTCGTGGGTTTGTGCGTATACCCTTTCCATTTTGGTATTGGCAAACTAAAG GGGACGGTTTGCGAAGTTTCATATCAAATTGAAACTGCGGATGATGTAGCAGCTTTTGATATGTGCGAAAACAATTCACCATTCCCAGTACAAGATGCTAAACCAGGATTTCCAACATTATGTACTTACG AGAAGCTTTACTACTGCAATGAAGACGAAATCTCGATAGGCAAATCGTGTTTTTCTGTTCGAGGAGGAAGTTctgttttttcgaaaagtggaTGTGGAAAACGCTATAAATTACACGTGATAGAAGATCGAACAGAACTAAAGTGGATAGTTG CACTTCTCTATCACAAAAGTCGAGACTTCTTGTGGATTGGAAACGCTGGACCTGCTTGTAATTTTCTTAACCCAGTTACGCTACCTCCAGAAAATGGACAAG GAATAATTAGCAGAGAACTAAAACCCTGCGATACACCGATAAAAATTGTGATGTCGTACGGAGCAATGCGGTTTATTCGGAGAGGTACTGCTGTGTATGGAAGCAAAGATGATTTGCATCCATATGTGTGCTCGAGACCTGCGGAAATATTTGAGGAAG TTGTAGATGAATTGGACGAAAGTTGCAAAGCACTAGGGTTGCAATGTAAGACAGGAAGAGACAAAAATGACAACTTACGACCATTCGCATACTTGCCTGTCATGTACGCGGTCAGAGGATCGAAATTTAATCCAGAGATTCGTGACCTCCATGACGCGTGCAGT ATGTTTTTCAATGGATATCTTGCTTCTCTCAGCGACTTCAAAGACAAACATGAGTGCGAAAAAACAATTGGCAAG ATGAGTTCCTCGATGGTCCGTGCCACAGTAAGACGTGATGCCTCTAACCTtttggaagcaaaaaaatgtcAACGAGAGGAAATGTTTAAAGCGCAGAGAAGAACATGGTACTCTGTAGACAACAAAGGAGCTGAAGGT GTGCTCAATGAAATAGACTGGAGGGTCGAATATCCTAGTAACTTTTGCGCCGATCTTCCTCGCACGACTGCTGGAATATACAAATGTGGTTACGTTGATATTCCAACTTTTGCACGTCGACCGCTAGTTTGCACCTACG GAAATCCTCCAAACGTACCAGTTCGCAACCGAACTGACATTTGTAATCCAGCGGCTTACTTTGACACCGTGCAGGGCCAATGTAGATGTAAGAATCCAAAACTGGATGGTAAAGTAAGAGATCCCCAAAAGTACGCCGACTATCCGTGG GGGACTGTGTGCTTTGAATGTATAACTGTGAAAGAGTCCAGGTCTATTGTTTTCATACTGGATGGAAGCGGAACTGTCAGACCCGAAGGATGGAAAGAG CAGAAACTATTTATGCTGAAAGTTGTTGACCACCTCAAAAACGTTAGGGTTGGGATTGTTGTGGTACTTGACGAGTCTGAAATTGCACTTGGAATGAGCGATTACGAGACAGTTCGCGATAAGTTTCG GGAATATGTCTTCACTTCAGATTACCCATATTCATGGACTTCGATAGGTTACGCATTATACCTTGCAAGAACGATGTTAGAG AAGGAGAAAACAATGCATAAAACAATTATTATCTTCAATGACGGAGACTTTGATAAATGTTGGGGCATGAAATGTATTTTCACGGGTAAAATCTTGATTAAAATCAACTACCCGCAAAAAAAGGAGGCAGAGCTG CCGAGGGCTTGGAGGCGACTGACGAGCGTTGAATTACCACAACCGAGTCTCGTCGCAGGAGTGCGGGTGTTGGTCTACCGATTTGCTTCAATGGGTGCACAAGTGGATATCCCGAGAGGACGAGGGCCGTATTGTTATCGTATCCATGGCCAAATTTATCATCGAATTGGATGTTTACATCCTAACGCAGGAGAAGGACGAGAGTATGGGCAACTTCATATTCTTGACACCGAAATGGCAGCTCAGCAGCGCCCTGGAATCGCTCAAAATTCGAGCCGTGATGCAGACCTCATGAGATTTCTGAGCGAGTTTCTGGAAGACCTCATTACTGGTCTTCTATAA
- a CDS encoding hypothetical protein (NECATOR_CHRV.G20692.T1): MPTLKRQLDCSLKKKIALLGVRRSRAVWDIAFESDHSVVLLSFMVRFQKRNSGAQLMLDLATTDQLMLDLAGLKNEDCRKKFGQRVSINIGLPGPGREWTTLTLSLNAFKMLQSKRFKFEHRGRNSPSHLRRQYPRTSRTSRTEELEKTWRTRTR; this comes from the coding sequence ATGCCGACTCTCAAGCGCCAGCTCGATTGCTCTCTGAAAAAGAAGATCGCTTTGTTGGGTGTACGCAGATCTCGAGCCGTCTGGGACATCGCATTCGAATCCGACCATTCCGTAGTTCTTCTCAGTTTTATGGTACGGTTTCAGAAAAGGAATAGTGGAGCTCAACTGATGCTTGACTTAGCAACAACTGATCAACTGATGCTTGACTTGGCAGGTCTAAAAAACGAGGATTGCAGAAAGAAGTTCGGCCAACGAGTGTCGATTAATATTGGATTACCAGGACCAGGAAGAGAATGGACGACGCTGACTCTCTCACTAAACGCATTCAAAATGCTGCAAAGCAAACGCTTCAAGTTTGAGCACCGAGGAAGGAATTCGCCTtcgcatctgcggagacaataTCCACGTACGTCAAGAACATCAAGAACGGAGGAACTTGAGAAGACGTGGAGGACAAGAACTCGATAA
- a CDS encoding hypothetical protein (NECATOR_CHRV.G20693.T1), protein MNDGILVICGEKVPSRNVGGVGFVVHHLSSILSILTRYCHLVWPFFASALCAKPLEELEEVVRNEKSFHKFVVGDFNAKLEKATEEEWRIGRFGLGDRNENSNRLAGLLSAARLFHGNSLFMKKNHRRWTWDSPNGATLVLITVSFVRKYDPATRWKGTPAIGDWHIEEDPNVDYEMLLRGLGACAERASKSRTTNLDRISKTTKELLGRRALRLDPKASHIEKKILETAQRRTSLKKCRRDLREYNIPLAALLSEDGTRTSSRREMEIITERFYSNLFCPSNPVSSPIIPTGEAPPRILPSEVRVAIKSMKPGTAPGPDFISAHFLRAGGHPLHVILAAHMTSYLQKERIPGQWKTSRTVLIHKKGDREALRSYRPICLLSVLYKVFTKIILTRISRTLDEAQPQEQAGFRQGFTCLDHIQTVSRVIEVCREYRLPLVLTFVDYEKAFDSKERMQYCQRWSIKAWTRRI, encoded by the exons atgaatgacggtataCTCGTCATTTGTGGAgaaaaggttccgtcgcgaaatgtaggcggtgttggttttgttgtgcaccatctgtcgtccatcttatcgattctcacgagatactgtcacctcgtctggccattcttcgcctccgccctctgcgccaaaccatta gaggagctggaggaagtagtccgcaatgAGAAGTCCTTccacaaattcgttgtcggagacttcaacgcaaaactagaaaaggccacagaagaggaatggaggattggaagatttggactaggggaccggaatgaaaatagcaatcgtctcgctgggctgttgtccgccgctcgcctctttcacgggaactctcttttcatgaaaaaaaatcatcgtcggtggacatgggattCGCcgaatggcgcgactc tggttctgatcaccgtctccttcgtgcgaaaatacgacccagccacacgatggaaaggAACACCTGCTATCG gtgactggcacatcgaggaggacccaaacgtggactacgagatgctgctcagaggattaggagcttgtgctgaacgtgcctcgaagtcgcgcacgacaaacttggatcgaatttcgaagaccaccaaggaattgttaggaagaagggctttgaggcttgatccgaaagcatcgcacattgag aagaagattctagaaacagcacaaagaagaacgagtctaaagaagtgccgcagggatctccgcgaatataatattccgctagcagccttgctgagtgaagacgggactcgcacgtcttctcgtcgtgagatggaaatcattacggagaggttctactcgaaccttttctgTCCATCAaatcctgtgtcaagcccaatcatccccactggcgaagctccaccacggattctcccttcggaagtacgagtcgctatcaagagcatgaaacctggcacagcccccggacctgattttatatcagcacactttcttcgggctggtggccatccgcttcatgtaatcttagcagcgcacatgacatcctatcttcagaaagaaaggatcccaggccagtggaagacctcgcgaaccgttcttatccataagaaaggtgaccgagaggccCTTCGGagctaccgtccgatatgcttgctgagcgtgttatacaaagtattcaccaagatcatcctcacacgcatatctaggacgctggatgaagcccagcctcaagaacaagctggattccgccaagggttcacctgcttggaccacatccagaccgtgtcgagggtcatagaggtttgccgggaataccgcctgccccttgttctaaccttcgtcgactatgagaaagccttcgacagcaaagaacgaatgcaatactgtcagcgctggtcgatcaaggcgtggacgcgtcgtatttga
- a CDS encoding hypothetical protein (NECATOR_CHRV.G20694.T1), whose amino-acid sequence MKSVSWEERGIRVDGRFLSNLRFADDIVLFSSSTNEAETMLNELNEAGKRIGLRINGKKTQFMKNAHCEDGGVQLEGFQIVKTPSYKYLGRSKNMENDLKEELNRRMRAAWAAFAAVREATDQLTDQDLRAICSTRQSFQRSVTQRRRGQTPRPRLGSYLLPTELLRDVS is encoded by the coding sequence atgaaatcagtatcctgggaagaaaggggcatacgtgttgatggaagatttctttcgaaccttcgtttcgcggacgacatcgttctcttttcgagcagtaccaatgaagcagaaacgatgctcaacgaattgaacgaagcagggaagagaataggactacgaataaacggaaagaagacacagttcatgaagaacgcccactgcgaggacggaggagtacaacttgaaggcttccAAATCGTGAAGACTCCGTCATATaaatacctcggacgttctaagaacatggaaaacgacttgaaggaagaactgaatagaagaatgagagctgcatgggcagcattcgcagccgtcagggaagctacggaccagctgacggaccaagatcttcgtgccatctgttcgactcgacagtccttccagcgctctgttacgcagcggagacgtgggcagacaccgaggccacgtctaggaagctacttactacccacagagctcttgagagatgtctcctga
- a CDS encoding hypothetical protein (NECATOR_CHRV.G20695.T1): MYRKQNIVGPVTRRIDDRWNKRTLEWIPRDAKRPRGRPPTRWGDVFAALMDQLRAQLDTAQGPRQRHSRSLRTSWMTMARERNEWKRYWGPHVE, encoded by the coding sequence atgtatcgaaagcaaaacatagttGGGCCGGTCACGAGAAggatcgacgatagatggaataaaagaacgctagagtggatcccaagggacgctaaacgcccccgagggaggccgccaacgagatggggtgacgtgttcgctgcactgatggaccagctgagagctcagctggatacggctcaaggacctcgtcaacgtcactcgcgaagcttgagaacatcttggatgacaatggcgagggaacgaaacgagtggaagagatactggggcccgcacgtcgagtga